A region of Saccopteryx leptura isolate mSacLep1 chromosome X, mSacLep1_pri_phased_curated, whole genome shotgun sequence DNA encodes the following proteins:
- the EOLA1 gene encoding protein EOLA1, whose product MKFWCLSFRQPYAGFVLNGVKTLETRWRPLLSSHQHCTIAIHIAYRDWEDPVWKELLLERLGRNPAQMQALLQEGEKYGRGVIAGLVDVGETSPCPENLTPDEVVELENQAVLTNLKQKYLTALSNPRWLLEPIPWKGGKDIFQEHINQVRSELAPLWRSLHNICCSCNQSPGFRSRGLSS is encoded by the exons ATGAAATTCTGGTGCCTCTCCTTCCGGCAGCCGTATGCAGGTTTTGTGTTAAATGGTGTCAAGACTCTGGAGACTCGTTGGCGTCCCTTGCTTAGCAGCCACCAGCACTGTACCATCGCCATCCACATTGCTTACAGGGACTGGGAAGACCCTGTCTGGAAGGAACTGCTgctggagaggctggggaggaaCCCCGCTCAGATGCAGGCCTTGCTTCAGGAAGGCGAGAAGTACGGCCGTGGAGTGATAGCTG GGCTCGTTGACGTTGGGGAGACTTCGCCATGCCCGGAAAACTTAACTCCTGATGAGGTTGTGGAACTGGAAAATCAAGCTGTACTGACCAACCTGAAGCAGAAGTACCTGACTGCACTTTCAAACCCCAGGTGGTTACTGGAGCCCATACCCTGGAAAGGTGGAAAGGATATCTTCCAG gaACATATAAATCAGGTTCGATCTGAATTGGCCCCACTGTGGAGATCACTGCACAACATCTGCTGTTCATGTAATCAGAGTCCTGGGTTCCGAAGTAGGGGACTCTCCTCATGA